The following coding sequences lie in one Candidatus Krumholzibacteriia bacterium genomic window:
- a CDS encoding 3-hydroxybutyryl-CoA dehydrogenase, protein MSRIGVVGGGTMGNGIAHVFAQFGHDTTLVDVTQDALDGARATIEKNLGRQVKKEKISEDDMESTLGRLQFSTEVSSLADCDLVVEAIFENLEAKATLYREIVEHVGEDTILASNTSSISITKLATTTGRADRFIGMHFMNPVPMMKLVEVIRGHDTSDATTARVVELARDLKKIPVECNDYPGFVSNRVLMPMINEAIFALHEGVATPEAIDEIMKLGMAHPMGPLTLADFIGLDVCLNILEVLHEGFGDSKYRPCPLLRKMVDAGHLGRKTGRGFYAYE, encoded by the coding sequence GTGAGTAGGATCGGAGTCGTCGGCGGGGGCACCATGGGCAACGGCATCGCCCACGTCTTCGCCCAGTTCGGACACGACACCACCTTGGTCGACGTCACCCAGGACGCGCTCGATGGCGCCCGGGCGACCATCGAGAAGAACCTCGGCCGGCAGGTGAAGAAGGAGAAGATCAGCGAGGACGACATGGAGTCCACGCTGGGACGCCTGCAGTTCTCCACCGAGGTCTCGTCGCTGGCCGACTGCGACCTGGTGGTCGAGGCGATCTTCGAGAACCTCGAGGCGAAGGCCACCCTCTACCGTGAGATCGTCGAGCACGTGGGCGAGGACACCATTCTCGCGAGCAACACCTCGAGCATCTCGATCACCAAGCTGGCCACCACCACCGGCCGCGCGGACCGCTTCATCGGCATGCACTTCATGAACCCCGTGCCCATGATGAAGCTGGTCGAGGTGATCCGGGGGCACGACACCAGCGATGCCACCACCGCCCGTGTGGTCGAGCTGGCCAGGGACCTGAAGAAGATCCCGGTGGAGTGCAACGACTACCCCGGCTTCGTGAGCAACCGCGTGCTCATGCCCATGATCAACGAGGCGATCTTCGCCCTGCACGAGGGCGTGGCCACGCCCGAGGCCATCGACGAGATCATGAAGCTGGGCATGGCCCACCCCATGGGCCCGCTCACGCTGGCCGACTTCATCGGTCTGGACGTGTGCCTGAACATCCTCGAGGTCCTGCACGAGGGCTTCGGCGACAGCAAGTACCGCCCGTGTCCGCTGCTGCGGAAGATGGTCGACGCCGGGCACCTGGGCCGGAAGACGGGGCGGGGGTTCTACGCGTACGAGTAG
- a CDS encoding acetyl-CoA C-acetyltransferase yields the protein MSERVVLSAAARTPIGRFQGGLAPLKATELGAVAVREALKRAELDGENVDEVIMGCVLPAGQGQNPARQASIYGGVPNTVSAMTINKVCGSGLRAVSLAAQFIKAGDSQVVVAGGMESMSNAPYALPTARSGMRMGHQQAVDLMIWDGLWDIYNDFHMGMTGELVAEKYGISREEQDTYAANSHTKAIQAMESGRFDQEIVPVEIKGRKGTTTIDQDEGPRADSSAEVLGKLRPAFKRDGGTVTAGNAPSVNDGAAALVVAGEKRATELGLKAWYEVEAYATGAREPEWVMMAPVKAVRNLLAKTGSAIGDFDLIELNEAFSVQAIAVMRELEADPDRVNVNGGAVALGHPIGCSGARILTTLMYAMEDRGAERGLAALCLGGGDAVALSIRRIA from the coding sequence ATGTCCGAGCGAGTCGTCCTGTCCGCCGCGGCGCGGACCCCCATCGGCAGGTTCCAGGGTGGCCTGGCTCCCCTGAAGGCGACCGAGTTGGGCGCCGTCGCCGTGCGCGAGGCCCTGAAGCGCGCCGAGCTCGACGGCGAGAACGTCGACGAGGTCATCATGGGCTGCGTGCTCCCGGCCGGTCAGGGGCAGAACCCGGCCCGGCAGGCGAGCATATACGGCGGCGTGCCGAACACCGTGAGCGCCATGACCATCAACAAGGTCTGCGGCAGCGGCCTGCGCGCGGTGTCCTTGGCCGCGCAGTTCATCAAGGCCGGCGACAGCCAGGTTGTCGTGGCCGGTGGCATGGAGAGCATGAGCAACGCCCCCTACGCCTTGCCGACCGCGCGGTCGGGCATGCGCATGGGCCACCAGCAGGCCGTCGACCTGATGATCTGGGACGGTCTGTGGGACATCTACAACGACTTCCACATGGGCATGACCGGCGAGCTGGTCGCCGAGAAGTACGGCATCAGCCGCGAGGAGCAGGACACGTACGCGGCAAACAGCCACACCAAGGCCATCCAGGCCATGGAGTCGGGGCGTTTCGACCAGGAGATCGTTCCCGTCGAGATCAAGGGGCGCAAGGGCACCACGACCATCGACCAGGACGAGGGGCCACGCGCCGACAGCAGCGCCGAGGTGCTGGGCAAGCTGCGTCCGGCCTTCAAGCGCGACGGCGGCACCGTGACCGCCGGCAACGCGCCCAGCGTGAACGACGGCGCGGCCGCGCTGGTGGTGGCCGGCGAGAAGCGTGCCACCGAACTCGGCCTGAAGGCCTGGTACGAGGTCGAGGCCTACGCCACCGGCGCGCGCGAGCCCGAGTGGGTGATGATGGCGCCGGTGAAGGCCGTGCGGAACCTGCTGGCGAAGACCGGCTCGGCGATCGGCGACTTCGACCTGATCGAGCTCAACGAGGCCTTCAGCGTGCAGGCGATCGCCGTCATGCGCGAGCTCGAGGCCGACCCCGACCGCGTGAACGTCAACGGCGGCGCAGTCGCCCTGGGGCATCCCATCGGCTGCAGCGGCGCGCGGATCCTCACCACGCTCATGTACGCCATGGAGGACCGCGGTGCCGAGCGCGGGCTCGCCGCGCTCTGTCTGGGCGGCGGCGACGCCGTCGCGCTGAGCATCCGCCGCATCGCCTAG